Proteins from one Panicum virgatum strain AP13 chromosome 7K, P.virgatum_v5, whole genome shotgun sequence genomic window:
- the LOC120640668 gene encoding uncharacterized protein LOC120640668, translating into MDWSEEGLNEEEQPSLRRRRGARPRSPPGGRPSPDPAAQASGSSSPSSPRGGRTPARSRSPSPPRVGIVATRLGTSVRTTRRASPPPRTPDAPAGAGGGDDTGVEEIIAKLWDVLPSPATAQDDAETSATGSSGSGGAPGGEAGEDGAGGSIGFSFQELEAPPGVDGAEVLDAFAGSEEARKGKGKAKAEFLEDTMGADTGPSFRTEAIKAELVANRRVLDLEGLERWMRRTEEVSELEWFAGLCCDEGNPVPRIELFECAFRALGNASAGELHHGADARRRWIGPVVVPQFFVCPVSNKIMENPVVIASGKTVDRSALEECRKEHRRICPVTGEVLTHTMFIPNILIKLCIERWRAANKIPGVTATADPPAISPELEALFMQVTLMLRSPGSSKEVRDALILLRVLLNEERSAVHLIGSHPGTIAKLASILPETCLDPDPELDDIIVEVMEKAASYGPNKAVFGDDRYAIPVLIARALLGPVPMRARCAHILGLLADDHYNKIKIGELGGFAPLVELLRVGDKGAKTTAARAIASLCEARENRSRFQREGVVDAAISALRSDGLMAEAEAILRQTSTGSYDAVEEVIFKLQPFQGEEMCEKMSSRLWRAFVVSNPEDKRDVVPSMPASKEILEEPWASEAERSSASSEGSAANEKALRKQTKKDVKIIVSWLQRRCYFPRTYRYRD; encoded by the exons ATGGACTGGTCGGAGGAGGGGCTCAACGAGGAGGAGCAGCCGTCGCTGCGCAGGCGGCGGGGCGCGAGGCCGCGTTCTCCGCCCGGAGGCCGGCCCTCGCCTGACCCGGCCGCCCAGGCCTCGGGGTCCAGCTCGCCGTCTtccccgcgcggcggccggacccCGGCGCGCTCGAGGtcgccctcgccgccccgcGTCGGGATCGTGGCGACGAGGCTGGGCACCTCGGTGCGGACGACCCGgagggcgtcgccgccgccaagaaCGCCCGATGCccccgcgggcgccggcggcggggacgacACCGGCGTCGAGGAGATCATCGCCAAGTTGTGGGACGTGCTCCCCTCGCCCGCTACGGCGCAGGATGACGCCGAGACGAGCGCCACGGGCTCCTCTGGCTCCGGAGGAGCTCCAGGAGGCGAGGCGGGCGAGGACGGGGCGGGGGGCTCCATCGGCTTCTCGTTCCAGGAGCTCGAGGCGCCGCCGGGCGTCGACGGGGCGGAGGTGCTCGACGCCTTCGCCGGCTCCGAGGAGGCGAGGAAGGGTAAGGGCAAGGCCAAGGCCGAGTTCTTGGAGGACACCATGGGCGCCGACACCGGGCCCAGCTTCAGGACCGAGGCGATCAAGGCGGAGCTCGTCGCCAACCGCCGGGTGCTCGACCTCGAGGGGCTCGAGCGGTGGATGCGCAGGACGGAGGAGGTCTCCGAGCTGGAGTGGTTCGCGGGCCTGTGCTGCGACGAGGGGAACCCGGTGCCGCGGATCGAGCTCTTCGAGTGCGCGTTCCGGGCGCTGGGGAACGCGTccgccggcgagctgcaccACGGCGCCGACGCCAGGAGGCGCTGGATCGGCCCGGTGGTCGTGCCCCAGTTCTTCGTCTGCCCTGTCTCCAACAAGATCATGGAGAACCCGGTGGTCATCGCCTCCGGAAAG ACAGTTGATCGTTCAGCACTGGAGGAATGTCGGAAGGAACACAGACGCATCTGCCCTGTCACCGGCGAGGTTCTGACGCACACCATGTTCATCCCCAACATCCTCATCAAGCTCTGCATCGAACGCTGGCGTGCAGCAAACAAAATTCCAGGCGTAACGGCAACCGCAGATCCACCTGCCATTTCCCCCGAGTTGGAAGCCCTGTTCATGCAAGTCACCCTGATGCTCCGCTCCCCTGGAAGCTCCAAAGAAGTTCGCGACGCGCTGATTCTCCTCCGCGTGCTGCTCAACGAGGAGAGATCAGCAGTGCACCTGATCGGCAGCCACCCCGGGACGATCGCGAAGCTCGCCTCCATCCTGCCGGAGACGTGCCTGGACCCCGACCCTGAACTGGACGACATCATCGTCGAGGTCATGGAGAAGGCGGCATCCTACGGCCCCAACAAGGCGGTCTTCGGAGACGACCGGTACGCCATCCCGGTGCTGATCGCGAGGGCACTCCTGGGGCCAGTGCCGATGCGAGCCAGGTGCGCCCACATCCTCGGCCTGCTGGCCGACGACCACTACAACAAGATCAAGATCGGCGAGCTCGGAGGCTTCGCGCCGCTGGTCGAGCTGCTCCGCGTCGGAGACAAAGGCGCcaagacgacggcggcgagggcgatcGCCAGCCTCTGCGAGGCCCGGGAGAACCGGAGCAGGTTCCAGCGGGAGGGGGTGGTGGACGCCGCCATCTCGGCGCTGCGGAGCGACGGGCTCATGGCTGAGGCCGAGGCCATCCTGCGGCAGACGAGTACAGGCTCGTacgacgccgtggaggaggtcatCTTCAAGCTCCAACCATTCCAGGGCGAGGAGATGTGCGAGAAGATGTCCTCGCGCCTTTGGAGAGCCTTCGTTGTGAGTAACCCAGAAGACAAGCGCGACGTCGTCCCTTCCATGCCGGCCTCGAAGGAGATTTTGGAGGAGCCTTGGGCGTCAGAAGCCGAGaggtcgtcggcgtcctcggAGGGGTCTGCCGCCAATGAGAAGGCCCTGAGAAAGCAGACCAAGAAAGACGTCAAGATCATCGTCTCGTGGCTGCAGAGGAGGTGCTACTTCCCCCGGACGTACAGGTACAGGGATTGA
- the LOC120640669 gene encoding formin-like protein 6, with protein MRTLFPPLPPVLGLAQVRRRVPPSPLPPPRWERCHFLRPPALHPSGRAHSSSPALPGSSSSPANPSASTASTLCHPVRLPLPHSSASVASAAIPMRRRIPACVTRSGPHLESVLREDPGAAPPTSAQACLEGLNIPPPSVRSVSREYFEGASSQKEENGSDVSDDKPGREWLHRQGTVVYLRSHSCSIQTPKLPMGEKSKKLEQRLLFKSRLFTRS; from the exons ATGAGGACCCTGtttcctccccttcctcccgtgCTGGGCCTCGCCCaggtgcgccgccgcgtccccccgtctcctctgccgccgccgcgatggGAGCGGTGTCACTTCTTGAGGCCCCCCGCGCTCCACCCGTCAGGCCGCGCGCACTCAAGCTCGCCCGCCCTGCCCGGGTCATCGTCGTCTCCCGCAAACCCTTCCGCATCGACCGCATCCACCCTCTGCCATCCGGTGCGACTACCACTTCCCCACTCTTCTGCATCTGTAGCATCGGCCGCCATCCCCATGCGCCGGCGCATCCCAGCGTGCGTCACCAGATCTGGCCCTCATTTGGAGTCTGTCCTTCGTGAAGACCCTGGCGCTGCACCACCCACATCTGCGCAGGCATGCCTCGAAGGACTGAATATCCCTCCTCCTTCTGTTCGTTCTGTTTCTAG AGAGTATTTTGAGGGGGCCAGCTCCCAAAAGGAAGAAAATGGTTCTGACGTGAGTGATGACAAACCAGGAAGAGAGTGGCTACATAGGCAGGGCACTGTGGTATATCTGCGCTCTCATTCTTGTTCCATCCAAACTCCAAAGCTGCCAATGGG AGAGAAAAGCAAAAAGTTGGAGCAGAGGCTCTTGTTTAAGAGCCGCCTCTTCACACGCTCCTAG